In Zalophus californianus isolate mZalCal1 chromosome 16, mZalCal1.pri.v2, whole genome shotgun sequence, the sequence AGCTGTATGACAAAGGGGTCAAAGGTGGAACCTACCCCCGGCGCTACCACGTGTCTGTGCACCACAAGGACTACAATGAGGGTGAGTGCACCTCTACCCTGCCCCCTGCTGGCTGCCTCAGAATGGACATGGGTAGAGCTTTGCCACCCAAAAGCcactgccaggggctgggcccaGTCCCGCCAGACCgcatgttttctttattcctgaGGAGCTGTGCCCAGACTTGAGGCACTAGAGACCAAGGGGAGATGGGCAGAAGGACGGTATTTGGAAACCAAGATGCTGCCACTGGGAACACTTGGTCTGAGTCCCTAGCGTGCCCCATGGTGCCAGCTCTTCAGCGCCCTCTTCTGCCCCATGGCAGCAGACAGAAGGGAGCTTCCACAAAGGTTTAGGATTAGGATGCCAGGGAAGACAGACTTCGGCAGTGGATTGGCCTTGTGAGTGATGTGGTGCACCAGGGTTAGCCCTATGCCTTCCCTTTGGCCAGGGCTTTCTGAACAATCCGTGGCTGCTTCGTAATTCCTGCTTTTGTCCTGATTCTAGGGTGCTTGGGACATTAGCCATTTTGGCATGGATTAGGTAAAAGGGCAGATGGGATGATGTGGTTTGCACGTTTAGCCTCGTAGCCAGGGAGCTGACTTGCTCTATTCTGTCTCCTGCATCCCTTCAGGCAGAAGAACGTTTCCACGAATACGGCGCCATCAAGGCAACCTTTTTACCCTGGTGCCGTCCAGCCGCTCCCTGAGCACAAATGGCGAGAACATGGGTCTGGCGGTACAGTACCTGGACCCGAGAGGGCGCCTACGGAGTGCGGACAGCGAGAATGCCCTCTCTGTGCAGGAGAGGAATGTGCCGACCAAGTGTGAGGAGTGGGCCCTGGCCAGAAGGAGACTGCCCAGGGGGTGCTCAGACAGTCAACAGGGCAGGAGGCCAGAGGTCCCCTGGGGCTGTTCAGCTCAGCGGTAGGCTGCTCTGGCCCATCCTCACCACACTGGAAGAAGCTGTGGGTCGGCAGCAGATCCCCTGGACCTTGGGCCTCGCTCCACTGTTGTGTGGCAagccacttcccctctctggccttTAGTCTCTCTGTGTTTAAACAGAAGAGCAATCTCCTCAGTCCTTGCCATATTCAGATGTTTGGGGACTTAGGAAATAAAGGTATTTGGTCAATTCAGAGGAGTGTTTAACCATGACGGTAGCCAGTCATCTGCCTCTCAGGACTTGGACCTAACGGTCCCACTGATCAGGGCACCGAGCCTGCTCCAGAAGGGGGTGGAGATGCTGGGCTGAGAGATAGGACTGTGCTGGGTGAGGGGTTCTTGAGCCAGAGGTCCCATCACAGAGCCTCTGGAGACCAAGGCAAGATCTCAGTAAATAATGTGCCCGAGCTAACactctttccttctgttctcctgTAGCTCCTAGTGCCCCCATCAATTGGCGCCGTGGGAAGCTTCTGGGCCAGGGTGCCTTCGGCAGGGTCTATCTGTGCTATGACGTGGACACAGGACGTGAACTTGCTTCCAAGCAAGTCCAGTTTGACCCAGACAGCCCTGAGACAAGCAAGGTACTGCCTTCCCCCACGGTCTGGCCTCCACTGTCCCCTTTAGCAGAAATTCCCATCTTACTGCATAGATTAACTGCTCAAGAAGTTACAGATTGCTCCCCCTATCATTCTTCCTCCCATGCTCCCTTGCTCTCCACCCTGGCCATGGCCATGGGGTAAAGGGACTGTGGTCCAAAGAGCATCAGACCCCCTGGGAGAGGGATTAGGTATGAGGAACTGAGTTGATGCCAAAGTACCAAACCACCCGAACTGAGAGGCCAGCGCCACAAAGAGCAGTGCCTGCCCACTCTCACCAAACAGCTGCCTCTCAGCGGTTGGTCCAGGAAGGAGCTTATCTTTGGAATTCAACTTTGGGTGTGGCCTACACTCCAATCTGAGAGGACAAATGCAGCAGTTACCTTAACTAAGCAtctgcacccctcctcccaccccactgtcTGCCTTCTTCCAGCACGGGAGTGCCACTGTTCCATGGGTCACCCAGCATTGCGTCCAAGGGCCAGACGGTTAAGAGAGCCCCCCTTTGCTCCAGTTCCCAAGGCAGACAGACCCCCCTGAGGTCACTTATTAGGGCAAACTGGGCTGATCCCAGGTGGGCAGAAGTGGGGCCCTGCAAGCCAAGGTGACCACTGGGCCCCTCCCCTAGGAGGTGAGTGCCCTGGAGTGTGAGATCCAGTTGCTGAAGAATTTGCAGCATGAACGCATAGTGCAGTACTACGGCTGTCTGCGGGACCGTGCTGAGAAGACTCTGACCATCTTCATGGAGTACATGCCGGGGGTACGTACTCCCCAGAGGGCCAGACCTGCGCTGTGGGCTCTGGAGGAGGTGTCCCTTGGACATGCTTCTGATCACTTGAGATGCCAGAGGTGATGCTCAAAGTCAGGAGGGCCCTGCATCTGGCCGTGGTGATGGTGTGGGATGTGAAGTGTCCCAGGCGACCCTGACCTGAGGCTTACAGGGTGGTTGCACTGTCCAGTAAGAACCGCCTGTATCTGGAGCAGAGGGGCTCTGGATTTAGATCATACATCGCTTAAGGGAACTGTTCTCCAAGCTGCCTGGTAGCCCCCAGCAAAGCCAGGGGCACCACTCACCGGGGTTGGCTGAATCACTCCTTTGTTGCCATGCTGGGGGCTGGAAATaaccttgcccctctccctcccctttcctgagCTGACTCCCTCTGACTCCTGTGGCTGTAGGGCTCAGTGAAAGACCAGTTGAAGGCTTACGGAGCTCTGACAGAGAGCGTGACCCGCAAATATACCCGGCAGATCCTGGAGGGCATGTCTTACCTGCATAGCAACATGATTGTTCACCGAGACATCAAGGGTGAGCAGGCACAGGCTGTGGGGTCCCCAAGACCTGGTTACTTAACCattctgaattttctgaaaagTGAGACCCTAATTGCTTCCTTGGGGGATTGGTATAGATTGGTTGAGCAATTTGGGAAACTACTTGTAGGGTGCTGTGCAGATAGATGTTGGCCATGGTGTTGATCATTTCATGCTATAGGGCGAAGCCAGTGGCACTCTGTGCACATCATGTCTCATTCATGGTAGTCTCCATCCTCCCCAGCAGCCCTGTGAcctgggaaggaggggaagagggtggatGGTAGAAAATACCCAGAGGGCCCAGGGTGGCAGCCTCTGCCCTTTCATGCCTTAGGAGCCAACATCCTCCGAGACTCTGCCGGGAATGTGAAGCTGGGGGACTTTGGGGCCAGCAAGCGCTTGCAGACCATCTGCATGTCAGGCACAGGCATGCGCTCGGTCACTGGCACACCCTACTGGATGAGTCCTGAGGTGATCAGCGGTGAGGGCTACGGAAGGAAGGCAGATGTGTGGTGAGTGCTGGGGACATGCTGGGATGGCGTCTCCATGTCTGGGCTGTCGTGATTCTAACTTAGAAATGAGCTGTGGGGGACTTTGCAGTGTGGTGGGAGAAAGAGGAGACTCATCTCTTGGCATCCAGGCCAGGCCATCAGTGCCTGCCCCAGCACATACGCAAGTGCATTGCGTTTTAACCCCAAACAGCACCTATCTGCTATGGATGAGAACTTGGGGCATGGAAAACATCCCTAGAGTTTGCTAACTTCCTGATAGAAGTAGCACCAGTACCTCCCTTCTTGTGCATCCTCTGAAAGGGCCTGGAAATTGTGAGAGCATCTCTTCCCCTCAGAACGGTATTGTGGTAGGCGAGTAATGGTTCCCCAAAGATGCCCACATACTATAACCCCATGCCCTGTTAATGTTTCCTTACGTGGCAGCAGGGCCTTTGCAGGTATGCTTaatttaaggattttgagatggggagctCATCCTGGATCATCCAGGTGGGCGCAGTATAATTGCAAGGGTCCTTACAAAAGGGAGACAGCAGGTGAGAGTGGGTAGCAAGAGATGGGACAGTGGAAGCAAGAGACTGGAGTGGTGTAAGGAGGGGCCGTGAACCAAGGAGTGCTGGCAGCCTCTAGAggcagagcctccagaaggaaccatcCCTGCTCACCCGTTGGCTTTAGCCCATTGAGACTAGTtctagacttctgacctccagaataaatttttattaatgtcttatgctcatggtaatttgtt encodes:
- the MAP3K3 gene encoding mitogen-activated protein kinase kinase kinase 3 isoform X5; the protein is MNNELSILLKNQDDLDKAIDILDRSSSMKSLRILLLSQDRNHTSPSPHSGVSRQVRIKASQSAGDINTIYQPSEPRSRHLSVSSQNPGRSSPPPGYVPERQQRIARQGSYTSINSEGEFIPETSEQCMLDPLSSAENSLSGSCQSLDRSADSPSFRKSRMSRAQSFPDNRQEFSDRETQLYDKGVKGGTYPRRYHVSVHHKDYNEGRRTFPRIRRHQGNLFTLVPSSRSLSTNGENMGLAVQYLDPRGRLRSADSENALSVQERNVPTKSPSAPINWRRGKLLGQGAFGRVYLCYDVDTGRELASKQVQFDPDSPETSKEVSALECEIQLLKNLQHERIVQYYGCLRDRAEKTLTIFMEYMPGGSVKDQLKAYGALTESVTRKYTRQILEGMSYLHSNMIVHRDIKGANILRDSAGNVKLGDFGASKRLQTICMSGTGMRSVTGTPYWMSPEVISGEGYGRKADVWSLGCTVVEMLTEKPPWAEYEAMAAIFKIATQPTNPQLPSHISEHGRDFLRRIFVEARQRPSAEELLTHHFAQLAY